In Aquila chrysaetos chrysaetos chromosome 2, bAquChr1.4, whole genome shotgun sequence, the following are encoded in one genomic region:
- the LOC115348958 gene encoding ninein-like protein isoform X3, giving the protein MGRVERQKAFFVKRILVDGLDLQLLGDHFLNFGIRVRREAVHPSSQAVWAHISSPASATAIDLPNLNLLLPFEPWKNLEEILKGLSSSTGVQGSLAELPTALDNTLMVPRSGLQHAAVTSYGYKLQCLRIQVRQIARERDKARLDLEKVEGHCLQLGRELDEQDFQAEIEAKELLLQQAVSHQAKLEADTQFLQGKEASLQGRLNHVMKENTQLQNKVMEMAEKLVASEKLVLELQKELNCVVKDKLGQVEPHSPELLNQSECFAEIVLEYERQCQRVKVLWDQNGVLQRELERLRLQLQESRAERGPPAGGLSSQGFSLSVCCSPSPPVSTSPCTETSLSMEQLQEQLRDLKVQLETKVRGVGGDVLTSWHNCLINYYEEEIELMRKNFERERKDSEESFKAEMRKMEDQKRDLEETVAKYWAVIDSLKEQKCVWSLELEERFEVEQARVGQQHTEDIYHPGQQLDREGEELRTQRRDRERLSCMWVLEMPQEAQHVNPDVKLTQKAAAVRSVLPSRGSKCHTAHALVVCLGCLGKTGRTSPLSYSASHMGELCQLLEENSLLKSQLGRLQQELRLAKERGSNHDVRNVSKLGREKVEELAEIAELTASSEKSKGDVSHLNVKMRQLGCELTECKASHGAGPGTVQLQSQRLAEAERLRGAEMAARLEHHQQHAACWMETELLQQQLRASQEKLLEAKANLSLAQTRHALQLQQAKAQMNNVVPKKQFERLQTSLREEQCKAQQLQENLHRQAEQTCRQLVTIQEEHESLLQAAVEQAEGLEHNLRSAEAVLAERAAQLKDAQAQISRNKLLIEDLREENRGFAMALQVAELKQKSTEEKNQLLEEQASALKQLIGKITPASLSG; this is encoded by the exons ATGGGGCGAGTTGAAAGGCAGAAAGCTTTCTTTGTAAAAAGGATCTTGGTTGATGGCCTTGATCTGCAGCTCCTTGGAGATCATTTCCTTAACTTTGG catCAGAGTGCGCAGGGAAGCAGTCCATCCGTCCAGCCAAGCTGTGTGGGCCCACATCTCTTCTCCAGCATCAGCAACAGCAATAGATTTGCCAAACCTGAATTTGTTATTGCCATTTGAGCCCTGGAAGAACTTAGAGGAGATCCTCAAG GGGCTGAGTAGCAGCACAGGGGTGCAGGggagcctggcagagctgcccacAGCTTTGGACAACACACTCATGGTCCCCAGGAGCGGGCTTCAGCATGCAGCCGTCACCTCCTATGGATACAAACTGCAGTGCCTCAG GATCCAGGTGAGGCAGATCGCCAGGGAGAGGGACAAGGCGAGGCTGGACTTGGAGAAAGTGGAGGGTCACTGCCTGCAGCTTGGCAGGGAGTTGGACGAGCA ggaTTTTCAGGCAGAAATAGAGGCaaaagagctgcttttgcagcaagCAGTCAGTCACCAAGCGAAGCTGGAAGCTGATACACAGTTCCTCCAGGGCAAAGAGGCTAGCCTGCAAGGGAGACTGAACCACGTAATGAAG GAGAAcacacagctgcaaaacaagGTCATGGAGATGGCTGAGAAACTGGTGGCATCTGAGAAGCTGGTGTTGGAGCTGCAGAAAGAACTCAACTGCGTTGTGAAGGACAAG CTGGGCCAGGTGGAGCCCCACAGCCCAGAGCTCCTGAACCAGAGTGAGTGCTTTGCAGAGATTGTCCTGGAATACGAGCGGCAGTGCCAG AGAGTCAAG GTGCTGTGGGACCAGAATGGAGTGCTACAAAGGGAGCTGGAAAGGCTGCGTCTCCAGCtacaggagagcagggctgagagAGGGCCGCCAGCAGGAG GCCTGTCCTCACAGGGCTTCTCTCTGTCAGTgtgctgctctcccagccctccGGTTTCCACTTCTCCGTGCACAGAGACATCACTCTCAATGGAGCAGCTCCAAGAGCAGCTGCGGGACCTGAAGGTGCAGCTGGAAACCAAGGTGAGAGGTGTGGGAGGAGATGTCCTGACCTCTTGGCACAACTGCTTG ATAAACTATTACGAGGAGGAAATCGAGTTAATGAGGAAAAActttgagagagagaggaaggacaGTGAGGAAAGCTTCAAGGCTGAGATGCGCAAGATGGAAGACCAGAAAAGAGACCTGGAAGAAACAGTTGCAAAGTACTGGGCTGTAATTGATAGCctgaaagagcaaaaatgtGTGTGGAgcctggagctggaggagaggttTGAGGTGGAGCAGGCCAGGGTGGGACAACAGCACACCGAAGACATTTACCAtccagggcagcagctggaCCGGGAGGGAGAAGAGCTGAGAACGCAGCGcagggacagagagagactgAG CTGTATGTGGGTGTTGGAGATGCCACAAGAAGCACAGCATGTGAATCCTGATGTAAAACTGActcagaaagcagctgctgtgagaAGCGTCCTGCCAAGCAGGGGGAGCAAATGCCACACAGCCCATGCACTAGTCGTCTGTCTTGGTTGCTTGGGGAAGACAGGAAGAACTTCCCCACTCAGCTACTCTGCCTCCCACAT GGGagagctctgccagctgctggaggagaacaGCTTGCTGAAAAGTCAACTTGGGAGACTCCAGCAAGAGCTGAGGCTAGCAAAGGAGAGGGGCAGCAACCATGATGT GAGAAACGTGAGCAAGTTGGGCAGAGAGAAGGTGGAGGAGCTGGCTGAAATAGCAGAGTTAACAGCATCG AGTGAGAAGAGCAAGGGGGATGTCTCCCACCTGAATGTCAAGATGCGTCAGCTGGGCTGTGAACTCACTGAGTGCAAGGCCAGTCATGGTGCTGGCCCTGGCACTGTCCAGCTGCAGAGCCAAAGGCTTGCAGAGGCTGAGCGGCTACGAGGAGCAGAGATGGCTGCAAGGCTGGagcaccaccagcagcatgCAGCGTGTTGGATGGAGACAGAGCTGCTCCAACAGCAGCTCAGGGCCTCACAGGAGAAG CTCTTAGAAGCCAAAGCAAACCTGAGCCTGGCCCAGACTCGGCATGCTCTGCAGTTGCAGCAGGCCAAGGCCCAGATGAACAATGTGGTGCCAAAGAAACAGTTTGAGCGGCTGCAAACCAGCTTGAGAGAGGAACAGTGCAAGGCTCAGCAGCTCCAGGAAAACCTCCACCGGCAGGCTGAGCAGACATGCAGGCAGCTGGTCACGATCCAG GAGGAACACGAGAgtctgctgcaggcagccgtggagcaggcagaggggctggaaCACAATCTGAGAAGTGCGgaagctgtgctggcagagagGGCGGCTCAACTCAAAGATGCCCAG GCCCAAATCTCCAGGAACAAACTGCTGATTGAAGACCTCCGTGAGGAGAACAGGGGGTTTGCAATGGCCCTACAGGTGGCTGAGCTGAAGCAGAAGAGCACTGAGGAGAAGAACCAGCTGTTGGAGGAGCAAGCCTCAGCTCTGAAGCAGCTTATCGGAAAAATCACGCCAGCATCTCTGAGTGGGTGA
- the LOC115348958 gene encoding ninein-like protein isoform X11 — MGRVERQKAFFVKRILVDGLDLQLLGDHFLNFGIRVRREAVHPSSQAVWAHISSPASATAIDLPNLNLLLPFEPWKNLEEILKGLSSSTGVQGSLAELPTALDNTLMVPRSGLQHAAVTSYGYKLQCLRIQVRQIARERDKARLDLEKVEGHCLQLGRELDEQYVAFEHTQSKLKDFQAEIEAKELLLQQAVSHQAKLEADTQFLQGKEASLQGRLNHVMKENTQLQNKVMEMAEKLVASEKLVLELQKELNCVVKDKLGQVEPHSPELLNQSECFAEIVLEYERQCQRVKVLWDQNGVLQRELERLRLQLQESRAERGPPAGGLSSQGFSLSVCCSPSPPVSTSPCTETSLSMEQLQEQLRDLKVQLETKVRGVGGDVLTSWHNCLINYYEEEIELMRKNFERERKDSEESFKAEMRKMEDQKRDLEETVAKYWAVIDSLKEQKCVWSLELEERFEVEQARVGQQHTEDIYHPGQQLDREGEELRTQRRDRERLSCMWVLEMPQEAQHVNPDVKLTQKAAAVRSVLPSRGSKCHTAHALVVCLGCLGKTGRTSPLSYSASHMGELCQLLEENSLLKSQLGRLQQELRLAKERGSNHDVRNVSKLGREKVEELAEIAELTASSEKSKGDVSHLNVKMRQLGCELTECKASHGAGPGTVQLQSQRLAEAERLRGAEMAARLEHHQQHAACWMETELLQQQLRASQEKLLEAKANLSLAQTRHALQLQQAKAQMNNVVPKKQFERLQTSLREEQCKAQQLQENLHRQAEQTCRQLVTIQGFLDAAERGEAIGLFL, encoded by the exons ATGGGGCGAGTTGAAAGGCAGAAAGCTTTCTTTGTAAAAAGGATCTTGGTTGATGGCCTTGATCTGCAGCTCCTTGGAGATCATTTCCTTAACTTTGG catCAGAGTGCGCAGGGAAGCAGTCCATCCGTCCAGCCAAGCTGTGTGGGCCCACATCTCTTCTCCAGCATCAGCAACAGCAATAGATTTGCCAAACCTGAATTTGTTATTGCCATTTGAGCCCTGGAAGAACTTAGAGGAGATCCTCAAG GGGCTGAGTAGCAGCACAGGGGTGCAGGggagcctggcagagctgcccacAGCTTTGGACAACACACTCATGGTCCCCAGGAGCGGGCTTCAGCATGCAGCCGTCACCTCCTATGGATACAAACTGCAGTGCCTCAG GATCCAGGTGAGGCAGATCGCCAGGGAGAGGGACAAGGCGAGGCTGGACTTGGAGAAAGTGGAGGGTCACTGCCTGCAGCTTGGCAGGGAGTTGGACGAGCAGTACGTCGCTTTCGAGCACACCCAGAGCAAGCTCAA ggaTTTTCAGGCAGAAATAGAGGCaaaagagctgcttttgcagcaagCAGTCAGTCACCAAGCGAAGCTGGAAGCTGATACACAGTTCCTCCAGGGCAAAGAGGCTAGCCTGCAAGGGAGACTGAACCACGTAATGAAG GAGAAcacacagctgcaaaacaagGTCATGGAGATGGCTGAGAAACTGGTGGCATCTGAGAAGCTGGTGTTGGAGCTGCAGAAAGAACTCAACTGCGTTGTGAAGGACAAG CTGGGCCAGGTGGAGCCCCACAGCCCAGAGCTCCTGAACCAGAGTGAGTGCTTTGCAGAGATTGTCCTGGAATACGAGCGGCAGTGCCAG AGAGTCAAG GTGCTGTGGGACCAGAATGGAGTGCTACAAAGGGAGCTGGAAAGGCTGCGTCTCCAGCtacaggagagcagggctgagagAGGGCCGCCAGCAGGAG GCCTGTCCTCACAGGGCTTCTCTCTGTCAGTgtgctgctctcccagccctccGGTTTCCACTTCTCCGTGCACAGAGACATCACTCTCAATGGAGCAGCTCCAAGAGCAGCTGCGGGACCTGAAGGTGCAGCTGGAAACCAAGGTGAGAGGTGTGGGAGGAGATGTCCTGACCTCTTGGCACAACTGCTTG ATAAACTATTACGAGGAGGAAATCGAGTTAATGAGGAAAAActttgagagagagaggaaggacaGTGAGGAAAGCTTCAAGGCTGAGATGCGCAAGATGGAAGACCAGAAAAGAGACCTGGAAGAAACAGTTGCAAAGTACTGGGCTGTAATTGATAGCctgaaagagcaaaaatgtGTGTGGAgcctggagctggaggagaggttTGAGGTGGAGCAGGCCAGGGTGGGACAACAGCACACCGAAGACATTTACCAtccagggcagcagctggaCCGGGAGGGAGAAGAGCTGAGAACGCAGCGcagggacagagagagactgAG CTGTATGTGGGTGTTGGAGATGCCACAAGAAGCACAGCATGTGAATCCTGATGTAAAACTGActcagaaagcagctgctgtgagaAGCGTCCTGCCAAGCAGGGGGAGCAAATGCCACACAGCCCATGCACTAGTCGTCTGTCTTGGTTGCTTGGGGAAGACAGGAAGAACTTCCCCACTCAGCTACTCTGCCTCCCACAT GGGagagctctgccagctgctggaggagaacaGCTTGCTGAAAAGTCAACTTGGGAGACTCCAGCAAGAGCTGAGGCTAGCAAAGGAGAGGGGCAGCAACCATGATGT GAGAAACGTGAGCAAGTTGGGCAGAGAGAAGGTGGAGGAGCTGGCTGAAATAGCAGAGTTAACAGCATCG AGTGAGAAGAGCAAGGGGGATGTCTCCCACCTGAATGTCAAGATGCGTCAGCTGGGCTGTGAACTCACTGAGTGCAAGGCCAGTCATGGTGCTGGCCCTGGCACTGTCCAGCTGCAGAGCCAAAGGCTTGCAGAGGCTGAGCGGCTACGAGGAGCAGAGATGGCTGCAAGGCTGGagcaccaccagcagcatgCAGCGTGTTGGATGGAGACAGAGCTGCTCCAACAGCAGCTCAGGGCCTCACAGGAGAAG CTCTTAGAAGCCAAAGCAAACCTGAGCCTGGCCCAGACTCGGCATGCTCTGCAGTTGCAGCAGGCCAAGGCCCAGATGAACAATGTGGTGCCAAAGAAACAGTTTGAGCGGCTGCAAACCAGCTTGAGAGAGGAACAGTGCAAGGCTCAGCAGCTCCAGGAAAACCTCCACCGGCAGGCTGAGCAGACATGCAGGCAGCTGGTCACGATCCAG GGTTTTCTGGACGCAGCTGAGAGAGGGGAGGCCATTGGCTTGTTTTTATAG
- the LOC115348958 gene encoding ninein-like protein isoform X2, whose amino-acid sequence MGRVERQKAFFVKRILVDGLDLQLLGDHFLNFGIRVRREAVHPSSQAVWAHISSPASATAIDLPNLNLLLPFEPWKNLEEILKGLSSSTGVQGSLAELPTALDNTLMVPRSGLQHAAVTSYGYKLQCLRIQVRQIARERDKARLDLEKVEGHCLQLGRELDEQYVAFEHTQSKLKDFQAEIEAKELLLQQAVSHQAKLEADTQFLQGKEASLQGRLNHVMKENTQLQNKVMEMAEKLVASEKLVLELQKELNCVVKDKLGQVEPHSPELLNQSECFAEIVLEYERQCQVLWDQNGVLQRELERLRLQLQESRAERGPPAGGLSSQGFSLSVCCSPSPPVSTSPCTETSLSMEQLQEQLRDLKVQLETKVRGVGGDVLTSWHNCLINYYEEEIELMRKNFERERKDSEESFKAEMRKMEDQKRDLEETVAKYWAVIDSLKEQKCVWSLELEERFEVEQARVGQQHTEDIYHPGQQLDREGEELRTQRRDRERLSCMWVLEMPQEAQHVNPDVKLTQKAAAVRSVLPSRGSKCHTAHALVVCLGCLGKTGRTSPLSYSASHMGELCQLLEENSLLKSQLGRLQQELRLAKERGSNHDVRNVSKLGREKVEELAEIAELTASSEKSKGDVSHLNVKMRQLGCELTECKASHGAGPGTVQLQSQRLAEAERLRGAEMAARLEHHQQHAACWMETELLQQQLRASQEKLLEAKANLSLAQTRHALQLQQAKAQMNNVVPKKQFERLQTSLREEQCKAQQLQENLHRQAEQTCRQLVTIQEEHESLLQAAVEQAEGLEHNLRSAEAVLAERAAQLKDAQAQISRNKLLIEDLREENRGFAMALQVAELKQKSTEEKNQLLEEQASALKQLIGKITPASLSG is encoded by the exons ATGGGGCGAGTTGAAAGGCAGAAAGCTTTCTTTGTAAAAAGGATCTTGGTTGATGGCCTTGATCTGCAGCTCCTTGGAGATCATTTCCTTAACTTTGG catCAGAGTGCGCAGGGAAGCAGTCCATCCGTCCAGCCAAGCTGTGTGGGCCCACATCTCTTCTCCAGCATCAGCAACAGCAATAGATTTGCCAAACCTGAATTTGTTATTGCCATTTGAGCCCTGGAAGAACTTAGAGGAGATCCTCAAG GGGCTGAGTAGCAGCACAGGGGTGCAGGggagcctggcagagctgcccacAGCTTTGGACAACACACTCATGGTCCCCAGGAGCGGGCTTCAGCATGCAGCCGTCACCTCCTATGGATACAAACTGCAGTGCCTCAG GATCCAGGTGAGGCAGATCGCCAGGGAGAGGGACAAGGCGAGGCTGGACTTGGAGAAAGTGGAGGGTCACTGCCTGCAGCTTGGCAGGGAGTTGGACGAGCAGTACGTCGCTTTCGAGCACACCCAGAGCAAGCTCAA ggaTTTTCAGGCAGAAATAGAGGCaaaagagctgcttttgcagcaagCAGTCAGTCACCAAGCGAAGCTGGAAGCTGATACACAGTTCCTCCAGGGCAAAGAGGCTAGCCTGCAAGGGAGACTGAACCACGTAATGAAG GAGAAcacacagctgcaaaacaagGTCATGGAGATGGCTGAGAAACTGGTGGCATCTGAGAAGCTGGTGTTGGAGCTGCAGAAAGAACTCAACTGCGTTGTGAAGGACAAG CTGGGCCAGGTGGAGCCCCACAGCCCAGAGCTCCTGAACCAGAGTGAGTGCTTTGCAGAGATTGTCCTGGAATACGAGCGGCAGTGCCAG GTGCTGTGGGACCAGAATGGAGTGCTACAAAGGGAGCTGGAAAGGCTGCGTCTCCAGCtacaggagagcagggctgagagAGGGCCGCCAGCAGGAG GCCTGTCCTCACAGGGCTTCTCTCTGTCAGTgtgctgctctcccagccctccGGTTTCCACTTCTCCGTGCACAGAGACATCACTCTCAATGGAGCAGCTCCAAGAGCAGCTGCGGGACCTGAAGGTGCAGCTGGAAACCAAGGTGAGAGGTGTGGGAGGAGATGTCCTGACCTCTTGGCACAACTGCTTG ATAAACTATTACGAGGAGGAAATCGAGTTAATGAGGAAAAActttgagagagagaggaaggacaGTGAGGAAAGCTTCAAGGCTGAGATGCGCAAGATGGAAGACCAGAAAAGAGACCTGGAAGAAACAGTTGCAAAGTACTGGGCTGTAATTGATAGCctgaaagagcaaaaatgtGTGTGGAgcctggagctggaggagaggttTGAGGTGGAGCAGGCCAGGGTGGGACAACAGCACACCGAAGACATTTACCAtccagggcagcagctggaCCGGGAGGGAGAAGAGCTGAGAACGCAGCGcagggacagagagagactgAG CTGTATGTGGGTGTTGGAGATGCCACAAGAAGCACAGCATGTGAATCCTGATGTAAAACTGActcagaaagcagctgctgtgagaAGCGTCCTGCCAAGCAGGGGGAGCAAATGCCACACAGCCCATGCACTAGTCGTCTGTCTTGGTTGCTTGGGGAAGACAGGAAGAACTTCCCCACTCAGCTACTCTGCCTCCCACAT GGGagagctctgccagctgctggaggagaacaGCTTGCTGAAAAGTCAACTTGGGAGACTCCAGCAAGAGCTGAGGCTAGCAAAGGAGAGGGGCAGCAACCATGATGT GAGAAACGTGAGCAAGTTGGGCAGAGAGAAGGTGGAGGAGCTGGCTGAAATAGCAGAGTTAACAGCATCG AGTGAGAAGAGCAAGGGGGATGTCTCCCACCTGAATGTCAAGATGCGTCAGCTGGGCTGTGAACTCACTGAGTGCAAGGCCAGTCATGGTGCTGGCCCTGGCACTGTCCAGCTGCAGAGCCAAAGGCTTGCAGAGGCTGAGCGGCTACGAGGAGCAGAGATGGCTGCAAGGCTGGagcaccaccagcagcatgCAGCGTGTTGGATGGAGACAGAGCTGCTCCAACAGCAGCTCAGGGCCTCACAGGAGAAG CTCTTAGAAGCCAAAGCAAACCTGAGCCTGGCCCAGACTCGGCATGCTCTGCAGTTGCAGCAGGCCAAGGCCCAGATGAACAATGTGGTGCCAAAGAAACAGTTTGAGCGGCTGCAAACCAGCTTGAGAGAGGAACAGTGCAAGGCTCAGCAGCTCCAGGAAAACCTCCACCGGCAGGCTGAGCAGACATGCAGGCAGCTGGTCACGATCCAG GAGGAACACGAGAgtctgctgcaggcagccgtggagcaggcagaggggctggaaCACAATCTGAGAAGTGCGgaagctgtgctggcagagagGGCGGCTCAACTCAAAGATGCCCAG GCCCAAATCTCCAGGAACAAACTGCTGATTGAAGACCTCCGTGAGGAGAACAGGGGGTTTGCAATGGCCCTACAGGTGGCTGAGCTGAAGCAGAAGAGCACTGAGGAGAAGAACCAGCTGTTGGAGGAGCAAGCCTCAGCTCTGAAGCAGCTTATCGGAAAAATCACGCCAGCATCTCTGAGTGGGTGA
- the LOC115348958 gene encoding ninein-like protein isoform X9 gives MGRVERQKAFFVKRILVDGLDLQLLGDHFLNFGIRVRREAVHPSSQAVWAHISSPASATAIDLPNLNLLLPFEPWKNLEEILKGLSSSTGVQGSLAELPTALDNTLMVPRSGLQHAAVTSYGYKLQCLRDFQAEIEAKELLLQQAVSHQAKLEADTQFLQGKEASLQGRLNHVMKENTQLQNKVMEMAEKLVASEKLVLELQKELNCVVKDKLGQVEPHSPELLNQSECFAEIVLEYERQCQRVKVLWDQNGVLQRELERLRLQLQESRAERGPPAGGLSSQGFSLSVCCSPSPPVSTSPCTETSLSMEQLQEQLRDLKVQLETKVRGVGGDVLTSWHNCLINYYEEEIELMRKNFERERKDSEESFKAEMRKMEDQKRDLEETVAKYWAVIDSLKEQKCVWSLELEERFEVEQARVGQQHTEDIYHPGQQLDREGEELRTQRRDRERLSCMWVLEMPQEAQHVNPDVKLTQKAAAVRSVLPSRGSKCHTAHALVVCLGCLGKTGRTSPLSYSASHMGELCQLLEENSLLKSQLGRLQQELRLAKERGSNHDVRNVSKLGREKVEELAEIAELTASSEKSKGDVSHLNVKMRQLGCELTECKASHGAGPGTVQLQSQRLAEAERLRGAEMAARLEHHQQHAACWMETELLQQQLRASQEKLLEAKANLSLAQTRHALQLQQAKAQMNNVVPKKQFERLQTSLREEQCKAQQLQENLHRQAEQTCRQLVTIQEEHESLLQAAVEQAEGLEHNLRSAEAVLAERAAQLKDAQAQISRNKLLIEDLREENRGFAMALQVAELKQKSTEEKNQLLEEQASALKQLIGKITPASLSG, from the exons ATGGGGCGAGTTGAAAGGCAGAAAGCTTTCTTTGTAAAAAGGATCTTGGTTGATGGCCTTGATCTGCAGCTCCTTGGAGATCATTTCCTTAACTTTGG catCAGAGTGCGCAGGGAAGCAGTCCATCCGTCCAGCCAAGCTGTGTGGGCCCACATCTCTTCTCCAGCATCAGCAACAGCAATAGATTTGCCAAACCTGAATTTGTTATTGCCATTTGAGCCCTGGAAGAACTTAGAGGAGATCCTCAAG GGGCTGAGTAGCAGCACAGGGGTGCAGGggagcctggcagagctgcccacAGCTTTGGACAACACACTCATGGTCCCCAGGAGCGGGCTTCAGCATGCAGCCGTCACCTCCTATGGATACAAACTGCAGTGCCTCAG ggaTTTTCAGGCAGAAATAGAGGCaaaagagctgcttttgcagcaagCAGTCAGTCACCAAGCGAAGCTGGAAGCTGATACACAGTTCCTCCAGGGCAAAGAGGCTAGCCTGCAAGGGAGACTGAACCACGTAATGAAG GAGAAcacacagctgcaaaacaagGTCATGGAGATGGCTGAGAAACTGGTGGCATCTGAGAAGCTGGTGTTGGAGCTGCAGAAAGAACTCAACTGCGTTGTGAAGGACAAG CTGGGCCAGGTGGAGCCCCACAGCCCAGAGCTCCTGAACCAGAGTGAGTGCTTTGCAGAGATTGTCCTGGAATACGAGCGGCAGTGCCAG AGAGTCAAG GTGCTGTGGGACCAGAATGGAGTGCTACAAAGGGAGCTGGAAAGGCTGCGTCTCCAGCtacaggagagcagggctgagagAGGGCCGCCAGCAGGAG GCCTGTCCTCACAGGGCTTCTCTCTGTCAGTgtgctgctctcccagccctccGGTTTCCACTTCTCCGTGCACAGAGACATCACTCTCAATGGAGCAGCTCCAAGAGCAGCTGCGGGACCTGAAGGTGCAGCTGGAAACCAAGGTGAGAGGTGTGGGAGGAGATGTCCTGACCTCTTGGCACAACTGCTTG ATAAACTATTACGAGGAGGAAATCGAGTTAATGAGGAAAAActttgagagagagaggaaggacaGTGAGGAAAGCTTCAAGGCTGAGATGCGCAAGATGGAAGACCAGAAAAGAGACCTGGAAGAAACAGTTGCAAAGTACTGGGCTGTAATTGATAGCctgaaagagcaaaaatgtGTGTGGAgcctggagctggaggagaggttTGAGGTGGAGCAGGCCAGGGTGGGACAACAGCACACCGAAGACATTTACCAtccagggcagcagctggaCCGGGAGGGAGAAGAGCTGAGAACGCAGCGcagggacagagagagactgAG CTGTATGTGGGTGTTGGAGATGCCACAAGAAGCACAGCATGTGAATCCTGATGTAAAACTGActcagaaagcagctgctgtgagaAGCGTCCTGCCAAGCAGGGGGAGCAAATGCCACACAGCCCATGCACTAGTCGTCTGTCTTGGTTGCTTGGGGAAGACAGGAAGAACTTCCCCACTCAGCTACTCTGCCTCCCACAT GGGagagctctgccagctgctggaggagaacaGCTTGCTGAAAAGTCAACTTGGGAGACTCCAGCAAGAGCTGAGGCTAGCAAAGGAGAGGGGCAGCAACCATGATGT GAGAAACGTGAGCAAGTTGGGCAGAGAGAAGGTGGAGGAGCTGGCTGAAATAGCAGAGTTAACAGCATCG AGTGAGAAGAGCAAGGGGGATGTCTCCCACCTGAATGTCAAGATGCGTCAGCTGGGCTGTGAACTCACTGAGTGCAAGGCCAGTCATGGTGCTGGCCCTGGCACTGTCCAGCTGCAGAGCCAAAGGCTTGCAGAGGCTGAGCGGCTACGAGGAGCAGAGATGGCTGCAAGGCTGGagcaccaccagcagcatgCAGCGTGTTGGATGGAGACAGAGCTGCTCCAACAGCAGCTCAGGGCCTCACAGGAGAAG CTCTTAGAAGCCAAAGCAAACCTGAGCCTGGCCCAGACTCGGCATGCTCTGCAGTTGCAGCAGGCCAAGGCCCAGATGAACAATGTGGTGCCAAAGAAACAGTTTGAGCGGCTGCAAACCAGCTTGAGAGAGGAACAGTGCAAGGCTCAGCAGCTCCAGGAAAACCTCCACCGGCAGGCTGAGCAGACATGCAGGCAGCTGGTCACGATCCAG GAGGAACACGAGAgtctgctgcaggcagccgtggagcaggcagaggggctggaaCACAATCTGAGAAGTGCGgaagctgtgctggcagagagGGCGGCTCAACTCAAAGATGCCCAG GCCCAAATCTCCAGGAACAAACTGCTGATTGAAGACCTCCGTGAGGAGAACAGGGGGTTTGCAATGGCCCTACAGGTGGCTGAGCTGAAGCAGAAGAGCACTGAGGAGAAGAACCAGCTGTTGGAGGAGCAAGCCTCAGCTCTGAAGCAGCTTATCGGAAAAATCACGCCAGCATCTCTGAGTGGGTGA